From Campylobacter concisus:
TAGATAGTCTTCCTCTTTTTTAACGAATTTTTCGATATCTGCGGTATTTATATCTATCTCGTGGCTGCCGCAGTAGTCGGCAAAATAGTCCCCAACTATCATACCGGCTACCACCGTTTCAGAAACGGAGTTGCCGCCTAGGCGGTTAAATCCGTGCATATCCCAGCACGCAGCCTCGCCGGCGCTAAATAGACCCGCTAGCGTAGGACTCTCGCCTGTAGGCTTAGTTTTTATGCCACCCATAGAGTAGTGCTGCATAGGTAGGATCGGCGCCCAGCCTTTACCGCGCTGTCGTCCATTCTCGTCGGTATACACTTCGGTGTCGGCAGGATCGATACCGTTAAAAATTTCGCAAATTTCTTGAACATCGCGTAAGTTTTTCTCGATATGCTCGCGTCCTAGGATCGAGATATCTAGCCAAACGTGATATCCGTATGGGCTAGGTACGCCCTTACCTGCGCGGATATGCTCCATGATGCGGCGGCTTACGACGTCGCGGCTAGCTAGTTCTTTTTTCTCAGGCTCATAATCAGGCATAAAGCGATATCCGTCCACGTCGCGTAAAATTCCGCCGTCGCCGCGGCAACCTTCCGTTAGTAAGATACCGCTTGGAACGATAGGAGTCGGGTGAAACTGAACAGCTTCCATATTTCCTAGCTGAGCTACGCCGGTCTCAAGAGCGATGGCCGCGCCGATACCTTCGCAAACTACGGCGTTTGTAGTGTGTTTATAAACCCTGCCGTAGCCGCCAGTGGCGATTAGCGTACCTTTTGCAACGTATGCCGTGATCTCGCCGTTAACTAGATCGCGAACGATCGCGCCGTAACAGCGGTTGTTTGCGTGGATTAGCGCGATAGCTTCTTTTCTATCGTGAATTTCTACGTTGTGCTTTAGAGCCTCGTTTGCTACGGCAAAAAGCATAGTGTGACCGGTGGCGTCGGCCGTAAAGCATGTTCTCCATTTTTTAGTTCCGCCAAAGTCGCGAGAGTGGATGAGTCCGTGGACCTCTTCTTTTTCTACGATAGTCGTTTTTTGAGCGTTGATGATAGCGCTTCTTTCGCCTTTTGTTATACGAGTCCAAGGCACGCCCCAAGCGGCTAGCTCGCGGATCGCCTTAGGCGCGGTTTGACAAAACATACGTGCAACTTGCTGATCACAGCCCCAGTCGCTACCTTTTACCGTGTCGGCAAAGTGCACATCCTCGTTGTCACCTTCGCTCATTTTTGAATTTCCCAAAGAGGCTTGCATGCCGCCTTGCGCAGCCGCAGAGTGCGAGCGTTTTACAGGTATTAGGCTTAAAACGACGGTGCTTAAGCCCTTTTCTCCAGCAGCCACAGCAGCTCTAAGACCAGCTAGACCACCACCAATTACCAATGCATCATAATATTTTACATTCATCTTCTAGCTCCTTTTTAATGGCTGATCCACACGAAATCGGCGATTAGCGCAATTATAGCAAGTATGCCATAAACGGCAAATACAATTGTTTTTGCCTTATTTCTTTTGACAAACATTTCGTGCTTATTTGCACCATCAATGCTTATCCATTTGACATACAAGCGGTACATACCGATACTAGCGTGAACGACCATAAAAACAAGTAGTGCGAAGTAGAAAATTTCTAGTTGATGAAATGCAGCCGCTGATTTATCTGCAGTAATATGTCCTCCAAAGACTATATCCACTAAGTGTGCGCTGGCTGCAAAAAATAGCGCAAAACCGGTTAAAAACTGAAACCACCAAAGCGTAGTATCAAGGTGCTTCATGCGGTCTTTGTGGCCTCTAAACATTAGATATTGTCTATAGTTTGCTGGAAATTTTCTCATAGCTAAAAATGCATGAGCGATAAAAATGGCAAATATTACCGCGGCAATAACGTTAGTAATCCACCAAGTAGCTTCTCCAAATAAAAATTTAGCTTCCGCAAATCCTACGACAGCGTTAAATGCGTCTTTACCAAGTAGTATAGTAGAAGTAAAAACCATATGGCACAATATAAAACAGGCCAAAATAAACCCTGTAATACTTTGCCATCTATCCCAAGCGGCTGGAGTGCGACTTTTTTTGTCGTCCGACCGTTTTCCCAAAAAACCTTCTATAAGCCCGGTCATGAGCCCTCCTAAGAAATTTGAAATAAATTATCATTTCTTAATACTAATTTAAATATTAGTATTAATTGATAAAGCTAATGCTAGCAGATTTTTACTTTAATATTTTTTAAACACTTATATTAGAGCTTTGAAAATTTTTTATAAAGCATGGCATAAATAAAAATTCCAAAACCACACATGATAAGTGATAAAATTTGACCCATTGAAAGATTAAAAATAATAAATCCAAGCCCTGAGTCAGGTTCTCTAAAAAACTCGCAAATAAATCTTGCAAAAGTGTATAAAATAGCATAAAGCGCGATCAGCTCGCCATTAAATTTCTTAAATTTTCTATATAAAAATAAAATAATAAAAATAACTAAACCTTCTAAGAATGCCTCATAAAGTTGGCTAGGATGTCTTGGTTGGCCAAAAACATTTATCGCCCAAGGCACATCTGTAACTCGTCCAAAAAGCTCTTGATTTAAGAAATTTCCGATCCTGCCAAATGTATAGCCAAAAGGTATGCAAACCGCACAAAGATCAAGTAGCTGCCATAAATTTTGTTTATACCTTTTGCAAAATAGATATGTCGCAAGCAAAAAGCCAACTACTGCTCCGTGGTAACTCATGCCACGAATTCCTATAAATTCGCCGTTATGAAATGGATTAAAAATTTGCCAAGGCTGTGTCAAGTAGTAGCTTACTTCGCCTGAATATACTAAAACCCAGCCGAGCCTAGCGCCTAAAATAACGCCTATTTCAACCCAGAAAAAGTAATTATCCAAAAGCTGATTTGAGATTGGGATTTTATCTTTTTTAACGAGATACTTTGCCATGGCAAGTGCCAAAACAAGGGCTAAGATATACATAAGCCCATACCAGTGCACGCTAAAGCCAAAGACGCTAAAGGCGACTGGGTTAAAGTGGTTATAAATGTCGTTCCAAATTTCCATTTTTACTTTCTTTTTAAAATTTTTGCGATTTTACAATGATTTAGCTTTGATGAGCGAATAAACTCTTGCCACTAAGTGGTAGGGCTAAAAATTTAAATTCGCTTGCTTCAAATTCTTTGCAAAATTTAAATAGCTCGGCAAAATCAGCATCATTTAAATTTACGCTCCAGATCGCTCCAAGGTCATTAAATTCTCTTTCAAACTCGCTTAAATTTTTAGTGGCAAAATAGTGCTCAAAGCGGCTTATCAGCGAAAACGGCGTAAAAAATTTGATCTCATCTTTTATCTCAAATTTCATCACGCCACCATCTTTTATCGCTTCATTTATCACATCATTTACAGCCCCAGAGTAGGCTCTTACAAGCCCTCCAGTGCCAAGCTTTATCCCACCAAAGTAGCGAACTATCAAGACCCCAACGTTTATAAGCCCCGCCCCTCTTAGCGCATTTAGGCTTGGCTGGCCGCTAGTGCCCTTTGGCTCGCCATCATCGCTTTGATTTTCAACGATTTGGCCGTATTTATTTAGCTCCCTTGTCGCCCAAACTACGTGAACAGCCTTAAAATGCTCCTCTTTTAGGCTTTCATGCAAGCTTTTAAACGAGCTTATCGGGCACAAAAATGCTAAAAAATTTGACTTTTTTATATCAAGCTGGGCTTTAAAAATCCTATCAATCGTCTGCAAATTTGCTCTTTTTTAAAAATTTTAAAAATCTTATCAATTTGCTAATTAAAGCCTTGTAAATTCAGACAAATTTATATTATTAAGGAAAAGATAGTAGAATTTTGCAATTTTTCACGAAGGACTAAAATGATACAAACTTGCCTATTTCCAGCGGCTGGATACGGAACGAGGTTTTTACCAGCTACAAAATCGCTCCCAAAAGAGATGTTGCCAATACTTACAAAACCGCTCATTCATTACGGCGTTGATGAGGCGCTTGAGGCTGGCATGGATAATATGGCCTTTGTCACAGGACGCGGGAAAAGGGCGCTTGAGGACTATTTTGACATTAGCTACGAGCTGGAAAAAGAGATCGCTGGTAGCTCAAAAGAGTCGCTACTTAGCGAGATAAGAAATTTGATGAACTCATGCACATTTTCATTTACTAGACAAAACGAGATGAAAGGGCTTGGACATGCTATTTATACGGGCAAAACGCTAGTTCGTGACGAGGCTTTTGGGGTTATTTTGGCAGATGATCTATGTATAAATGAAAATGGCGAGGGTGTGCTTTCACAGATGGTTAAAATTTATGAAAAGTATCGCTGCAGCGTAGTTGCAGTAATGGAAGTGCCAAAAGAGCAGACTAAGTCTTACGGCGTCGTAAGCGGTAGGTTTATAGAAGATGATCTCATAATGGTTGATGATATGGTTGAAAAGCCTGATCCTGCCGAGGCTCCGACAAATTTAGCGATAATCGGGCGCTACATCCTAACGCCAGATATTTTTAACATCTTAGAGCGAACAAAACCAGGTAAAAACGGTGAAATTCAGATCACAGACGCGCTAAAAACGCAGGCAAAAGATGGCATGGTGCTAGCTTATAAATTTAGGGGTAAGAGGTTTGACTGCGGCAGCATCGATGGCTTTGTCGAGGCTACAAATTTCTTTTACGAGCGCAGTAAATGATAGAGACTTCATTTAAATTTAACTTTGCAAGCAGCGAAGTTATCGACTCCTACGCCAAACGCATAAACGACGAGTACGAAAGCGGCGAGATAGGCTACTATCACCTGCCAGCTCTTGGGCAAAATTTACTAGGAGAGATCGAGGAGTATGAAAAGGGTCTTGCTCATATCAAAAATGTCGTGCTAGTTGGCATCGGCGGCAGTAGCCTTGGCGTAAAGGCGCTAAAATCAATGCTTGAAGGCTCAAAAGGGATAAAAAGAGAGCTTTTGTTTTTAGATAATGTCGATCCTTGCAGCTACAAAAGCACGCTTAGTGGGCTAAATTTTGACGAGACGCTTTTTGTAATAAGCTCAAAATCAGGCAACACGATCGAGACTATCACCATTTTTAAGTGCTTGCTTGATGACTTTAAACCTCAAAAATTAGGCAAAAATTTTCTCATTATAACTGATCCCGGGACAAATTTAGAAAATTTCGCCAAAGAAAATGGCATTAAATTTTTTAACATTCCAAAAAATGTGGGCGGAAGATTTAGCGTGCTAAGTGCGATCGGCCTTGTGCCTCTTGGTATCTGTGGCTATGATATAAAGGCACTTTTGGATGGTGCGCTTGCTTGCAAGAAGCAATACATCGAGCAAAAAGATAGCTCCATAGTCGCTAAAGCTTACCACTACGCCACTAGCAGAAATGCCAGTATAAATGTCATTTTTAGCTACTGCGATAGATTTTTTGAATTTAACGACTGGTACGTGCAGCTTTGGGCGGAGAGCCTTGGTAAAAAAAGAGGCTATAAAAGGGTTGGTCTTACGCCAGTTGGACTTGTCGGTAGCCGTGATCAGCACAGCTTTTTGCAGCTTATCATGGACGGCATAAAAGATAAGAGCGTGACATTTATAAAGATAAAAGATCACGCAAGCGACAAGACTATCCCAAGCTTTAGCCTAAAAGGGCTTGAAGAGTGCGATTTTGTAGCAGGTCTAAGCCTAAATGAGCTTATAAATTTGCAGTGTGACGCAACGGCTATGGCGCTGGTACAAGAGGGTATAAGCGTCGATACGATCACACTTGAGAGGCTTGATGAGTTTCATGCTGGCTGGCTCATTTTCTACTACGAGCTGCTTACCTCAGCCACTGGTATCATGCTAGGCATCAACACCTACGATCAGCCAGGTGTTGAGATAGGAAAACGCATCCTAAAAACCATGCTTTTAAAGTAAGAAATGAAGAAATTTCTGCTTTTGGCTCTTTTTGCCACGCAAGTTTTTGCCTTTTCGGCGAGCAAATTTGTAAATGACGCTAGGTCGCAGATCGGCGTGACGCTAAGTTACGATCCAAGCTACGAAAGACTTGCCTATCCTATGGGTGATGTGGAT
This genomic window contains:
- a CDS encoding fumarate reductase flavoprotein subunit, with protein sequence MNVKYYDALVIGGGLAGLRAAVAAGEKGLSTVVLSLIPVKRSHSAAAQGGMQASLGNSKMSEGDNEDVHFADTVKGSDWGCDQQVARMFCQTAPKAIRELAAWGVPWTRITKGERSAIINAQKTTIVEKEEVHGLIHSRDFGGTKKWRTCFTADATGHTMLFAVANEALKHNVEIHDRKEAIALIHANNRCYGAIVRDLVNGEITAYVAKGTLIATGGYGRVYKHTTNAVVCEGIGAAIALETGVAQLGNMEAVQFHPTPIVPSGILLTEGCRGDGGILRDVDGYRFMPDYEPEKKELASRDVVSRRIMEHIRAGKGVPSPYGYHVWLDISILGREHIEKNLRDVQEICEIFNGIDPADTEVYTDENGRQRGKGWAPILPMQHYSMGGIKTKPTGESPTLAGLFSAGEAACWDMHGFNRLGGNSVSETVVAGMIVGDYFADYCGSHEIDINTADIEKFVKKEEDYLKSLVEKEGKFNVFEIKNKMKDIMWEHVAIFRTGEGLAVAVKELEELYKQSLDVKVTNKALFGNPELEEAYRVPKMLKLALCIAKGALDRTESRGAHCREDYPKRDDLNWLNRTLTSWKEGDTLPTIVYEPLDIMKMEMPPAFRGYGAKGNIIEHPDSAIRQKEVDEIREKMQAEGKSRQEIQEALMHYDLQPKYKAPNERAGIGYE
- a CDS encoding IMPACT family protein, coding for MQTIDRIFKAQLDIKKSNFLAFLCPISSFKSLHESLKEEHFKAVHVVWATRELNKYGQIVENQSDDGEPKGTSGQPSLNALRGAGLINVGVLIVRYFGGIKLGTGGLVRAYSGAVNDVINEAIKDGGVMKFEIKDEIKFFTPFSLISRFEHYFATKNLSEFEREFNDLGAIWSVNLNDADFAELFKFCKEFEASEFKFLALPLSGKSLFAHQS
- a CDS encoding glucose-6-phosphate isomerase; this encodes MIETSFKFNFASSEVIDSYAKRINDEYESGEIGYYHLPALGQNLLGEIEEYEKGLAHIKNVVLVGIGGSSLGVKALKSMLEGSKGIKRELLFLDNVDPCSYKSTLSGLNFDETLFVISSKSGNTIETITIFKCLLDDFKPQKLGKNFLIITDPGTNLENFAKENGIKFFNIPKNVGGRFSVLSAIGLVPLGICGYDIKALLDGALACKKQYIEQKDSSIVAKAYHYATSRNASINVIFSYCDRFFEFNDWYVQLWAESLGKKRGYKRVGLTPVGLVGSRDQHSFLQLIMDGIKDKSVTFIKIKDHASDKTIPSFSLKGLEECDFVAGLSLNELINLQCDATAMALVQEGISVDTITLERLDEFHAGWLIFYYELLTSATGIMLGINTYDQPGVEIGKRILKTMLLK
- the galU gene encoding UTP--glucose-1-phosphate uridylyltransferase GalU; its protein translation is MIQTCLFPAAGYGTRFLPATKSLPKEMLPILTKPLIHYGVDEALEAGMDNMAFVTGRGKRALEDYFDISYELEKEIAGSSKESLLSEIRNLMNSCTFSFTRQNEMKGLGHAIYTGKTLVRDEAFGVILADDLCINENGEGVLSQMVKIYEKYRCSVVAVMEVPKEQTKSYGVVSGRFIEDDLIMVDDMVEKPDPAEAPTNLAIIGRYILTPDIFNILERTKPGKNGEIQITDALKTQAKDGMVLAYKFRGKRFDCGSIDGFVEATNFFYERSK
- a CDS encoding fumarate reductase cytochrome b subunit, yielding MTGLIEGFLGKRSDDKKSRTPAAWDRWQSITGFILACFILCHMVFTSTILLGKDAFNAVVGFAEAKFLFGEATWWITNVIAAVIFAIFIAHAFLAMRKFPANYRQYLMFRGHKDRMKHLDTTLWWFQFLTGFALFFAASAHLVDIVFGGHITADKSAAAFHQLEIFYFALLVFMVVHASIGMYRLYVKWISIDGANKHEMFVKRNKAKTIVFAVYGILAIIALIADFVWISH
- the lgt gene encoding prolipoprotein diacylglyceryl transferase, yielding MEIWNDIYNHFNPVAFSVFGFSVHWYGLMYILALVLALAMAKYLVKKDKIPISNQLLDNYFFWVEIGVILGARLGWVLVYSGEVSYYLTQPWQIFNPFHNGEFIGIRGMSYHGAVVGFLLATYLFCKRYKQNLWQLLDLCAVCIPFGYTFGRIGNFLNQELFGRVTDVPWAINVFGQPRHPSQLYEAFLEGLVIFIILFLYRKFKKFNGELIALYAILYTFARFICEFFREPDSGLGFIIFNLSMGQILSLIMCGFGIFIYAMLYKKFSKL